The Georgenia faecalis genome includes a window with the following:
- a CDS encoding YihY/virulence factor BrkB family protein, translating into MVGKAARNFFADECWDRAAGLTFFGVLSIPPLAIALVTLLVLLGQGDAGTQAVLDILNQLTPDDEALESLTAPVLAVLSRPAGGITVVVGVATGLWLASGYVGAFGRSMNQIYGVDEGRPFVRLIGWHLLTTVMLVIFGILVALMLVVSGPVTHAIGSALDLGDTVVVIWETAKWPVLLLAAVLVIAVLYYATPNVAHARFRWISPGAVVALAVAAAASYGFRLYVSLFGQFDITYGSALAGIVVFFVWLWIINMSLLFGAELDAELERARQLVAGVRAEHGIQVPPRDTRASAKAEARRAADAERSRSLRASHGWGEGE; encoded by the coding sequence ATGGTGGGCAAGGCCGCGCGGAACTTCTTCGCGGACGAGTGCTGGGACCGGGCCGCCGGGCTCACCTTCTTCGGCGTCCTGTCCATCCCGCCGCTGGCCATCGCCCTCGTCACGCTGCTCGTCCTCCTCGGTCAGGGCGATGCCGGCACGCAGGCGGTGCTCGACATCCTCAACCAGCTCACCCCCGACGACGAGGCGCTGGAGTCGCTGACGGCGCCGGTGCTCGCCGTCCTCAGCCGACCGGCCGGCGGCATCACCGTCGTCGTCGGCGTGGCGACGGGCCTGTGGCTCGCCTCGGGCTACGTCGGCGCCTTCGGCCGGTCGATGAACCAGATCTACGGCGTCGACGAGGGCCGCCCCTTCGTGCGGCTCATCGGCTGGCACCTGCTCACCACGGTCATGCTGGTGATCTTCGGCATCCTCGTGGCGCTCATGCTCGTCGTCTCCGGGCCGGTCACCCACGCCATCGGGTCGGCGCTCGACCTCGGGGACACCGTCGTCGTCATCTGGGAGACCGCGAAGTGGCCCGTGCTGCTGCTCGCCGCCGTCCTCGTCATCGCGGTGCTCTACTACGCGACGCCGAACGTCGCCCACGCCCGCTTCCGCTGGATCTCCCCGGGCGCCGTCGTCGCGCTCGCGGTCGCCGCGGCCGCCTCGTACGGGTTCCGGCTCTACGTCTCGCTGTTCGGCCAGTTCGACATCACCTACGGGTCGGCGCTGGCCGGGATCGTCGTGTTCTTCGTCTGGCTGTGGATCATCAACATGTCGCTGCTCTTCGGGGCGGAGCTCGACGCCGAGCTCGAGCGGGCGCGCCAGCTGGTCGCCGGGGTGCGGGCGGAGCACGGCATCCAGGTCCCGCCCCGCGACACCCGTGCCAGCGCCAAGGCGGAGGCCCGCCGGGCGGCGGACGCCGAGCGCTCCCGCAGCCTGCGCGCCTCGCACGGGTGGGGCGAGGGGGAGTAG